The following proteins come from a genomic window of Helicobacter canadensis MIT 98-5491:
- a CDS encoding flagellar basal body rod C-terminal domain-containing protein has product MDPISMNSYSGYNAFSNAQSGINANVQNATLETSNTDLTQSTANTITAQNGVEANVASMQTADSMYQSLLDITA; this is encoded by the coding sequence ATGGATCCAATTTCAATGAATAGTTATTCGGGATATAATGCTTTTTCTAATGCTCAAAGCGGAATCAATGCCAATGTGCAAAATGCAACTTTGGAGACTTCAAATACAGATTTAACTCAAAGCACAGCTAATACCATAACAGCACAAAATGGCGTAGAGGCTAATGTGGCAAGTATGCAAACAGCCGATTCTATGTATCAAAGTTTGCTAGATATTACAGCCTAG
- a CDS encoding bacteriohemerythrin — protein sequence MLPSWSKELSVHNDAIDEQHKQLFDIAGRAYALVNKKATKEEIVIILKELLNYTQEHFRDEEIYMESIHYPRLEQHRERHREIIRDMTNSVMQIRNVDDLKEKLAVIAKKWLLEHIIREDMQIEKFRRSVCQINPSMPKKETSEVEYEESKFKYTCQCKGKIHLVPLALHNKIQKEKALFNCKICKASIQLLET from the coding sequence ATGCTACCATCTTGGAGCAAAGAGTTGAGTGTCCATAATGATGCCATTGATGAGCAGCACAAACAGCTTTTTGATATTGCAGGGAGAGCGTATGCTTTAGTCAATAAAAAAGCGACCAAAGAGGAAATTGTCATTATTTTAAAAGAATTATTAAATTACACACAAGAACATTTTAGGGATGAAGAAATTTATATGGAATCTATTCATTATCCTCGTTTGGAGCAGCATAGAGAAAGGCATCGTGAAATTATACGCGATATGACAAATTCGGTTATGCAGATTCGCAATGTGGATGATTTAAAAGAGAAATTGGCTGTGATTGCTAAAAAATGGCTTTTAGAGCATATTATTCGAGAAGATATGCAAATTGAAAAATTCCGTCGCAGTGTTTGCCAAATCAATCCTTCAATGCCTAAAAAAGAAACAAGTGAAGTAGAATATGAAGAAAGCAAATTCAAATATACTTGCCAATGTAAAGGAAAAATTCACCTTGTGCCTTTGGCGTTGCACAATAAAATTCAAAAAGAAAAAGCTTTATTTAATTGTAAAATTTGTAAAGCAAGTATTCAATTATTAGAAACATAA
- the speA gene encoding arginine decarboxylase translates to MVDYGIHYWANDDFIIEDGKVKVNFGNKPALIDIVKQMREEGYRGPLLIRFPHLMKKQVEKIFSHFENSIKEYHYKGKFKAVFPIKVNHFPNFILPLMEQTQNRCYGLEAGSKSELIIAMAYTNENAPITVNGFKDKEMISLGFIAAKMGHDITLTIEGLNELETIIEVAKAMGKPYPKIGLRIRLHSTGVGIWAKSGGINSKFGLTATELVEAIYLLQKNKLLEQFTMIHFHIGSQISDIAPLKKALREAGNIYAELRKMGAKNLNNVNIGGGLAVEYTQYEAYQNRNYTLGEFSGNVIFTLKEIAKNKKEPEPDIFIESGRYVSASHAVLISPVLELFSQEYDEKALHLKDKNPPLVEELLDLYNTINERSAIEYLHDSLEHMESLLTLFDLGYIDLQDRSNTEVLVHLIIKKVIKILKHKNHSDIIRIQEQVQERYLLNCSFFQSLPDYWGLKQNFPVIPLDRLNKRPTRSASLWDITCDSDGEIAFDKNYPLYLHDIDVNSEEYFLGFFLVGAYQEVLGMRHNLFTHPTEFSVVFDEEEGKYEIENLLEAQTILDVLDDLDFDTKEIERRLKQKLDESTEIPQDEKKEVLGQLYVMLSENGYLRTVFKSQGELN, encoded by the coding sequence ATGGTAGATTATGGTATTCATTATTGGGCAAATGATGATTTTATTATTGAAGATGGCAAGGTCAAAGTTAATTTTGGTAATAAACCTGCATTAATTGATATTGTTAAACAAATGCGTGAGGAAGGATATCGCGGTCCTTTACTTATTCGGTTTCCTCATTTAATGAAGAAACAAGTTGAAAAAATCTTCTCACATTTTGAAAATTCTATTAAAGAATATCACTACAAGGGCAAGTTTAAAGCAGTTTTTCCTATTAAGGTTAATCATTTTCCTAATTTTATTTTGCCCCTTATGGAACAAACACAGAATCGTTGCTATGGACTAGAGGCAGGAAGTAAGTCAGAACTTATTATTGCAATGGCTTATACAAATGAAAATGCCCCTATTACGGTCAATGGTTTTAAAGATAAAGAAATGATTTCTTTGGGTTTTATCGCAGCTAAAATGGGTCATGATATTACTTTAACTATTGAAGGATTAAATGAATTAGAGACAATCATTGAAGTAGCAAAGGCTATGGGAAAGCCTTATCCTAAAATTGGATTGCGAATCCGTCTTCATAGCACAGGAGTTGGAATTTGGGCAAAAAGTGGTGGCATTAATTCTAAATTTGGATTAACTGCAACTGAATTGGTGGAAGCTATTTATCTTTTGCAAAAAAATAAATTATTAGAACAATTTACAATGATTCACTTCCATATTGGCAGTCAAATAAGTGATATTGCACCACTTAAAAAAGCTTTAAGAGAAGCTGGGAATATTTATGCTGAATTGCGTAAAATGGGTGCAAAGAATCTTAATAATGTGAATATTGGGGGTGGTTTGGCTGTTGAATACACGCAATATGAAGCCTATCAAAATCGTAATTATACGCTTGGGGAATTTAGTGGAAATGTTATTTTTACGCTTAAAGAAATTGCTAAGAACAAAAAAGAGCCTGAACCTGATATTTTTATTGAATCGGGGCGTTATGTTTCTGCTAGCCACGCGGTTTTAATAAGTCCTGTTTTGGAGTTGTTTTCACAAGAATATGATGAAAAAGCTTTGCACCTCAAAGATAAAAATCCTCCCCTTGTAGAAGAACTTTTGGATTTGTATAATACGATTAATGAAAGATCGGCTATTGAGTATTTACACGATAGTTTAGAGCATATGGAATCACTCCTTACACTTTTTGATTTAGGTTATATTGATTTGCAAGATAGGAGTAATACCGAAGTTTTAGTGCATCTTATTATTAAAAAAGTGATTAAGATTTTAAAACACAAAAACCATAGTGACATTATTCGGATTCAAGAGCAGGTGCAAGAGCGGTATTTGTTAAATTGTAGCTTTTTCCAAAGTTTGCCAGATTATTGGGGATTGAAGCAAAATTTTCCAGTTATTCCGCTTGATAGATTAAATAAGCGTCCTACAAGGAGTGCGAGTTTGTGGGATATTACCTGTGATAGTGATGGAGAGATTGCATTTGATAAGAATTATCCTTTGTATTTGCATGATATTGATGTGAATAGTGAAGAATACTTTTTGGGCTTCTTTCTTGTAGGGGCTTATCAAGAAGTGCTTGGAATGCGACATAACCTATTCACTCACCCTACAGAATTTAGCGTGGTTTTTGATGAAGAAGAGGGGAAATATGAGATTGAAAATCTTTTAGAAGCACAAACGATTTTAGATGTATTAGATGATTTGGATTTTGATACCAAAGAAATTGAAAGAAGGCTTAAGCAAAAACTTGATGAAAGCACAGAAATTCCTCAAGATGAAAAAAAAGAAGTTTTGGGACAACTTTATGTTATGCTAAGCGAAAATGGCTATTTACGAACGGTATTTAAAAGTCAAGGTGAGTTAAATTGA
- the cysE gene encoding serine O-acetyltransferase, giving the protein MKYATSLFGTIKEDFCVILEKDPAINSKIELFFNYPGLIALVHYRLAHKLHLKGFKILARILMGFTQWITNIDIHPACKIGHRVFIDHGIGVVIGETAEVGNEVTIYQGVSLGGVSLEKTKRHPTIEDNVIIGAGAKVLGNITIGANSKIGANSVVIASVPPNSTAVGIPAKVVVKGKSNDLNKIPDIQFQLFNYLQKRLELLESQLPHSKELQESIEKLNAMYYEFLKSKKE; this is encoded by the coding sequence TTGAAATATGCTACAAGCCTTTTTGGGACTATCAAAGAAGATTTTTGCGTTATTTTAGAAAAAGATCCTGCGATTAATTCTAAAATTGAATTATTTTTTAACTACCCTGGATTAATTGCATTAGTGCATTATCGCCTTGCTCATAAATTGCATTTAAAGGGCTTTAAGATTCTAGCTAGAATCTTAATGGGCTTTACGCAGTGGATTACTAATATTGATATTCATCCTGCTTGTAAAATTGGGCATAGAGTTTTTATTGATCACGGAATTGGTGTGGTGATTGGAGAGACAGCAGAAGTAGGGAATGAGGTAACGATTTATCAAGGTGTGAGTTTGGGTGGAGTGAGTTTAGAAAAAACTAAACGCCACCCAACAATAGAAGATAATGTGATTATTGGAGCAGGGGCTAAAGTGCTTGGCAATATTACTATTGGAGCAAATTCTAAAATCGGTGCAAATTCTGTTGTGATTGCTTCTGTGCCGCCAAATTCTACAGCCGTTGGGATTCCTGCAAAGGTTGTAGTAAAAGGCAAAAGCAATGATTTAAATAAGATTCCAGATATTCAATTTCAACTTTTTAATTATTTGCAAAAACGCTTAGAATTATTAGAATCGCAACTCCCTCATTCTAAGGAATTGCAAGAATCTATAGAAAAACTTAATGCTATGTATTATGAGTTTCTCAAATCAAAAAAAGAATAA
- a CDS encoding ankyrin repeat domain-containing protein, with protein MNEISLEEEKRFGELCNMAFNFARNNEFENLKIMIEAGLNVNLKTHKGDTLLMLAAYNNSLETAKMLLEKGAKVDEKNDRGQTPLAGVCFKGYLDMAKLLVSNGANIDENNGLGMTPFSFAIMFRRKDVARYLMMHSKQSLFKKTSFLILNLLKK; from the coding sequence ATGAATGAAATATCTTTAGAAGAAGAAAAACGATTTGGAGAGCTTTGCAATATGGCTTTTAATTTTGCTAGAAATAATGAATTTGAAAATCTAAAGATTATGATAGAAGCTGGATTAAATGTTAATTTAAAAACACACAAAGGTGATACTCTACTTATGTTAGCAGCTTACAACAATTCTTTAGAAACTGCTAAAATGCTACTTGAAAAAGGTGCTAAAGTGGATGAGAAAAATGACAGAGGGCAAACTCCACTCGCTGGAGTTTGTTTCAAAGGATATCTGGATATGGCAAAACTATTAGTCAGTAATGGTGCAAATATTGATGAGAATAATGGCTTAGGAATGACTCCCTTTTCTTTTGCTATTATGTTTAGACGCAAAGATGTTGCAAGGTATCTTATGATGCACTCCAAACAAAGCCTCTTTAAAAAGACAAGTTTTTTAATTTTAAATCTTTTGAAGAAATAA
- a CDS encoding efflux RND transporter permease subunit, which translates to MSRIAIERPIATLMFVMALIFFGADALKRLSVSLYPNVDIPVITITTLYPGANPEIVESKVTEKIEEAISGIESLKKITSNSSDSVSVVVAEFELEKPLEIAANDVRDKVLSVSFGSEVKSPVVEKFNVGGAPIISLFVSPKTPITNEKELLEINTHTNWNIKPLLQRIKGVGKVNLVGFLEREIRIIPNPTLLNQYNLTYLDLARAIGAQNVEIDGGRIITKDKEWKILTQADSKNLEELGNILVGDNIKLSDIAKIEDSTEEQRSFANLLSKDLQGNGILLEIQKISGANEIEITDAIREILPSLQESSPKYNLTLLRDTTTYIKDTIWSVELDLILGAFLAVFVVFFFLRNASMTWIASLSIPASIMGTFAFMYYWGMTLNLTTLIAITLAIGIIIDDAIVVIENIYKKIEAGIPRKEAALIGVKEIIFALIAISAMLLSVFVPIANMGGITGRFFVSFGISLGACIIISFFVVITFIPMLSSRVANHTQSAFYLQTEKYFKALEAMYVRILKWVLAHKAFVILSIVSIFVVSLLLITRLGVEFLPSEDKAEFDINLTAKPGISLEAMQKQALAIQERLSQEEEVEYSILKIGYTAEKKVYEAKIYVRLVPYNKRERDLQEVMQFLRGVYADYAKQFDLEITLIEIPQISLGEDDSPLQLALYSLDNVALQTSVERITNFMEQSGKYKDIHTNIKPQTPQLEITINRALASQYGFSAQEIAWVINSAFSGTQEISYYRENGKEYDIVLLAPKRNQIEDLKTLTLRNAKGENVFLEGMVKIKEVGGVTTIRHYDRQKSVMVYANLAENVSLGEATNFLEENKDSWLESSVHYKIEGYAKYMQESNEAFTIAMTMAFILIYFILAALYESLIQPLIIMITLPLSFTGAFLGLFISGESLSLFSIMGLMLLMGLVGKNATLIIDVANEKHREGMELESAIIKAGESRLRPILMTTIAMIFGMLPLALAGGAGSGIKSPMGIAVIGGLLVSMILSLLVVPALYRLLSPLDEKLRKYYR; encoded by the coding sequence ATGTCAAGGATAGCAATAGAGCGACCCATTGCGACTTTAATGTTTGTAATGGCGCTGATATTTTTTGGTGCAGATGCCCTAAAAAGACTTAGTGTTTCACTTTATCCTAATGTCGATATTCCTGTGATTACCATTACCACGCTTTATCCTGGAGCTAATCCTGAGATTGTTGAGAGTAAGGTAACAGAAAAGATTGAAGAAGCTATTAGCGGAATTGAATCGCTAAAGAAAATCACTTCTAATAGTAGTGATAGTGTGAGCGTGGTGGTGGCGGAGTTTGAGCTAGAAAAGCCCCTTGAAATTGCAGCTAATGATGTGCGCGATAAGGTTCTATCTGTTAGTTTTGGGAGTGAAGTGAAATCCCCTGTGGTTGAAAAATTTAATGTTGGTGGTGCGCCTATTATTTCGCTTTTTGTATCGCCTAAAACTCCAATTACCAATGAAAAAGAACTTTTAGAAATAAATACGCATACAAATTGGAATATTAAGCCTTTGTTGCAACGCATCAAAGGAGTGGGTAAAGTTAATTTGGTTGGGTTTTTAGAAAGAGAGATTAGAATCATACCTAATCCTACTTTACTTAACCAATATAACTTAACTTACTTAGATCTAGCAAGAGCTATTGGTGCCCAAAATGTAGAAATTGATGGGGGTAGAATTATCACCAAAGATAAAGAATGGAAGATTCTCACACAAGCCGATTCTAAGAATTTAGAAGAATTAGGCAATATTCTTGTAGGTGATAATATTAAGCTAAGTGATATTGCTAAGATTGAAGATTCTACAGAAGAACAAAGAAGTTTTGCAAACTTGCTTTCTAAAGATCTTCAAGGGAATGGAATCTTGCTTGAAATACAAAAGATTTCAGGGGCAAATGAGATTGAAATCACCGATGCCATTAGAGAGATTCTACCAAGTTTGCAAGAAAGCAGCCCAAAATACAATTTAACGCTTTTAAGAGATACGACTACTTATATTAAAGATACGATTTGGTCTGTAGAGCTTGATTTAATTTTGGGTGCATTTTTGGCAGTTTTTGTAGTGTTTTTCTTTTTGCGTAATGCTTCAATGACTTGGATTGCAAGTTTGAGTATTCCTGCTTCAATTATGGGAACTTTTGCGTTTATGTATTATTGGGGTATGACTTTAAATCTTACAACATTGATTGCAATTACCTTGGCAATTGGGATTATTATTGATGATGCGATTGTGGTTATTGAAAATATTTATAAAAAGATTGAAGCAGGAATACCGCGTAAAGAAGCAGCATTAATAGGGGTTAAAGAAATTATTTTTGCACTAATAGCTATTTCTGCAATGCTTTTGTCAGTTTTTGTTCCTATTGCCAATATGGGTGGAATCACGGGAAGATTCTTTGTTTCTTTTGGTATTAGTCTTGGTGCTTGTATTATTATTTCTTTTTTTGTTGTTATTACTTTTATTCCTATGTTAAGCTCAAGAGTTGCCAATCACACACAAAGTGCTTTTTATCTCCAAACAGAAAAATATTTTAAGGCTTTAGAAGCAATGTATGTGCGGATTCTTAAATGGGTGTTAGCCCATAAAGCTTTTGTGATTTTAAGTATTGTGAGTATTTTTGTGGTTTCACTCCTTTTGATTACGCGACTGGGAGTGGAGTTTTTGCCCTCAGAAGACAAGGCAGAATTTGATATTAATCTCACCGCAAAACCTGGAATCTCGCTAGAAGCAATGCAAAAACAAGCCTTAGCAATACAAGAGCGATTAAGTCAAGAAGAAGAGGTGGAATATAGCATTTTAAAGATTGGCTACACAGCAGAGAAAAAGGTTTATGAAGCAAAAATTTATGTGCGTTTGGTGCCTTATAACAAAAGAGAAAGGGATTTGCAAGAAGTAATGCAGTTTTTAAGAGGAGTTTATGCAGATTATGCAAAACAATTTGATTTAGAAATCACTTTGATTGAGATTCCTCAAATTAGCTTAGGAGAAGATGATTCGCCACTTCAATTAGCACTTTATTCATTGGATAATGTTGCTTTGCAAACTAGTGTTGAGAGAATTACAAACTTTATGGAGCAAAGTGGAAAATATAAAGACATTCACACTAATATTAAACCCCAAACTCCACAATTAGAAATAACTATCAATCGGGCTTTAGCAAGTCAGTATGGATTTAGTGCTCAAGAAATCGCTTGGGTTATTAATTCTGCTTTTAGTGGCACACAGGAGATCTCTTATTATCGTGAAAATGGTAAGGAATATGATATTGTGTTGTTAGCTCCCAAAAGGAATCAAATAGAAGACTTAAAAACTCTTACTTTACGCAATGCAAAGGGAGAAAATGTATTTTTAGAAGGAATGGTTAAAATCAAAGAAGTAGGGGGAGTTACTACAATTAGACATTATGATAGGCAAAAAAGTGTGATGGTGTATGCTAATTTGGCAGAAAATGTAAGTTTGGGTGAGGCTACAAACTTTTTGGAGGAAAACAAGGATTCTTGGTTAGAATCTAGTGTTCATTATAAGATTGAGGGTTATGCTAAATATATGCAAGAAAGCAATGAAGCTTTTACAATAGCAATGACTATGGCGTTTATTTTGATTTATTTTATTTTAGCGGCTTTATATGAATCGCTCATTCAGCCTTTGATTATTATGATTACCTTGCCTTTAAGTTTCACAGGAGCTTTTTTAGGGCTTTTTATTAGCGGTGAATCGCTTAGTTTGTTTAGCATTATGGGGCTTATGTTGCTTATGGGGCTTGTGGGTAAAAATGCAACTTTAATTATTGATGTAGCTAATGAAAAGCACAGAGAGGGTATGGAGCTAGAGAGTGCTATTATCAAAGCAGGAGAATCTAGGTTGCGACCAATTTTAATGACAACCATTGCAATGATTTTTGGAATGTTGCCTTTAGCCTTAGCAGGTGGAGCAGGGAGTGGGATAAAATCTCCTATGGGGATTGCAGTGATTGGTGGATTGTTAGTGTCAATGATTCTTAGTTTGCTAGTGGTGCCAGCATTGTATCGATTATTATCTCCGCTTGATGAAAAACTAAGAAAATATTACCGCTAA
- a CDS encoding efflux RND transporter periplasmic adaptor subunit has translation MRQILISILCFLPLFGEGIYATFNIQATQSATLSLASNGVIEEIFVEVGDFVEKGEKLLTLKAKDLQENVKIAKATLDSAKIEYNFLESQYKRYQSSKNVIDKNTFERIQSQYQSSLYAFKKAQANYNLQKELLDKTILYAPFSGVISNKFVEVGDGVGAISSKLFVLESKQKKAMIEFDSQYFSQVKVGDKFQYKLQNIEQKDPLILTKIYPSIDMKTKKAKAEALLKRDLPSGIFGDGLILGQ, from the coding sequence ATGAGGCAAATTTTAATCAGTATTTTATGCTTTTTGCCATTATTTGGAGAGGGGATTTATGCGACTTTTAATATCCAAGCCACTCAAAGTGCTACTTTAAGTTTAGCTAGTAATGGCGTTATAGAAGAGATTTTTGTAGAAGTGGGAGATTTTGTTGAAAAAGGGGAGAAATTACTCACACTCAAAGCAAAGGATTTGCAAGAAAATGTGAAAATTGCCAAGGCAACTTTGGATTCTGCTAAGATTGAATATAATTTTTTAGAATCTCAATACAAGCGTTATCAATCTTCTAAAAATGTGATTGATAAAAACACTTTTGAGAGAATACAATCTCAATATCAATCTAGTCTTTATGCGTTTAAAAAAGCACAAGCTAATTATAATTTACAAAAAGAACTTTTGGATAAAACTATCTTATATGCACCCTTTAGTGGTGTTATTAGTAATAAATTTGTTGAAGTTGGTGATGGTGTGGGGGCTATTTCAAGCAAACTTTTTGTGCTAGAATCCAAGCAAAAAAAGGCGATGATTGAGTTTGATTCGCAGTATTTTAGTCAAGTTAAAGTCGGCGATAAATTTCAATACAAACTCCAAAATATTGAACAAAAAGATCCTTTGATACTCACAAAAATCTATCCTAGCATTGATATGAAAACCAAAAAAGCAAAAGCAGAGGCACTCTTAAAGAGAGATTTGCCTTCTGGAATCTTTGGCGATGGTTTGATTTTGGGACAATAA
- a CDS encoding TolC family protein produces MSKKIMSLMVFCLFCMDISANPLKSLIISANNNPLLESKNYQTQALKEEKKALYSGYLPKVEVGYAYQNTNNPDIFYPKSINGPFVEASWLLFDGLKREGKFAIQNHKIKASEFSALSTKQQIFLKIIQEYFQALALKSKRKALLSQQNELEQSIIKYQTFFESGLASQDTLEAIKSQFSQNSYQLENINLALEARKEQISLLSGVENFLLDDLVNIKEISTQTPQKQRADLQAQFHYVKSLENASTQYTYLPTIALSNRYTNYQYHNRNIPALPFPVSIDDPKYQNVFGVSVSFVLFDSFATLKAKESAHLQALAANSEYAYQKDSQKRERIIAQNALETAKEKIQWASSALTSASIAYTYAKEKFNSQLIDYTQYLKALSNLFNAQSFYDEARFDYEIKKAEFLYSNGENLEEFL; encoded by the coding sequence ATGTCAAAAAAGATAATGTCTTTAATGGTTTTTTGTCTTTTTTGTATGGATATATCTGCAAATCCCCTAAAATCTCTTATTATTAGTGCTAATAATAATCCCTTACTAGAATCAAAAAATTACCAAACTCAAGCCTTAAAGGAAGAGAAAAAGGCGCTTTATTCAGGGTATTTGCCCAAAGTTGAAGTGGGCTATGCCTACCAAAATACCAATAATCCAGATATTTTTTATCCCAAAAGCATTAATGGACCTTTTGTTGAAGCTTCTTGGCTTTTATTTGATGGATTAAAAAGAGAAGGAAAGTTTGCGATTCAAAACCACAAAATCAAAGCTTCTGAATTCTCTGCCCTAAGCACAAAGCAGCAGATTTTTTTAAAAATCATTCAAGAATATTTTCAAGCCCTAGCTTTAAAATCAAAACGCAAGGCACTTTTAAGCCAACAAAATGAATTAGAACAAAGCATCATCAAATACCAGACTTTTTTTGAATCTGGACTTGCTTCACAAGATACGCTAGAGGCGATTAAATCGCAGTTTTCACAAAATTCTTATCAATTAGAAAATATCAACTTAGCTCTAGAAGCTCGTAAAGAACAAATAAGCCTTTTAAGCGGAGTGGAGAATTTTCTTTTAGATGATTTGGTAAATATTAAAGAAATTTCTACTCAAACACCGCAAAAACAAAGGGCAGATTTACAAGCACAATTCCATTATGTCAAAAGCCTAGAAAATGCTTCCACGCAATACACTTATTTGCCAACCATTGCCTTAAGCAATCGCTACACAAACTATCAATACCATAACCGCAATATCCCAGCACTTCCTTTTCCTGTTTCTATTGATGATCCCAAATATCAGAATGTTTTTGGGGTTAGTGTCTCTTTTGTGTTATTTGATTCTTTTGCGACGCTAAAAGCTAAAGAATCAGCCCATTTACAAGCCTTAGCGGCTAACTCTGAATACGCTTATCAAAAAGATTCGCAAAAAAGGGAGCGTATAATCGCCCAAAATGCCCTTGAAACCGCAAAAGAAAAAATTCAATGGGCTTCATCTGCACTCACTTCCGCTTCCATAGCTTATACTTATGCAAAAGAAAAGTTTAATTCGCAATTAATTGACTACACGCAATACCTAAAAGCACTTTCAAATCTTTTTAACGCACAATCTTTTTATGATGAAGCGCGTTTTGATTATGAGATTAAAAAGGCAGAATTTCTTTATTCTAATGGTGAGAATTTAGAGGAGTTTTTATGA
- a CDS encoding catalase — MKKLTNDFGNKVADNQNSLSAGPKGPLLLQDYILLEKLAHQNRERIPERVVHAKGSAAYGELKITADISQFTKAKVLQKGEVTPLFLRFSTVAGESGAADAERDVRGFAIKFYTKEGNWDLVGNNTPTFFIRDPYKFPDFIHTQKRDPRTHLRNANAAWDFWTLCPESLHQVTILMSDRGIPASYRHMHGFGSHTYSLLNDKGERFWVKFHFKTQQGIKNLTNKEAEEIIAKDRESHQRDLYNSIEKGDFPKWTFQVQILPENEVDKLGFNPFDLTKVWSHSVVPLMDIGEIILNKNPQNYFNEVEQAAFSPSNIVPGIGFSPDKMLQGRIFSYPDAHRYRIGTNYHLLPVNRARSEVNTYNVAGAMNFDEYKNKSAYYEPNSYDDSPKEDKNYLEPDLNLEGAAQRYAPLDNDFYTQPKALFDIMNASQKEQLFKNIASSMEGVEQKIINKALMHFEKISKEYAEGVKKALGQ; from the coding sequence ATGAAAAAACTTACAAATGACTTCGGAAATAAAGTTGCAGATAATCAAAATTCCCTTTCAGCTGGTCCAAAAGGACCTCTACTTTTGCAAGATTATATTCTGCTTGAAAAACTTGCTCATCAAAATAGAGAAAGGATTCCTGAAAGAGTAGTGCATGCTAAAGGAAGTGCTGCTTATGGAGAACTCAAAATAACTGCCGATATTTCACAATTCACTAAAGCTAAAGTTTTACAAAAAGGAGAAGTTACACCGCTTTTCTTAAGATTTTCAACCGTGGCAGGAGAATCTGGTGCAGCTGATGCAGAGAGAGATGTAAGGGGCTTTGCAATTAAATTTTATACCAAAGAAGGCAATTGGGATTTAGTTGGAAACAATACACCAACTTTCTTTATAAGGGATCCTTACAAATTCCCAGATTTTATCCACACTCAAAAAAGAGATCCAAGAACGCATTTAAGAAACGCAAATGCAGCTTGGGATTTTTGGACATTATGCCCTGAATCTCTCCACCAAGTTACAATTTTAATGAGTGATAGAGGGATTCCAGCAAGCTATAGACATATGCACGGGTTTGGAAGCCATACTTATAGCCTTCTCAATGACAAAGGAGAAAGATTTTGGGTGAAATTCCACTTCAAAACTCAACAAGGCATTAAAAATTTAACCAACAAAGAAGCTGAAGAAATTATTGCTAAAGATAGAGAATCTCACCAAAGAGATTTATACAATAGCATTGAAAAAGGAGATTTCCCTAAATGGACATTCCAAGTGCAGATTTTACCTGAAAATGAAGTGGATAAATTAGGATTCAATCCCTTTGATTTAACAAAAGTATGGTCCCATAGTGTCGTGCCTTTAATGGATATTGGAGAGATAATTCTTAACAAAAATCCACAAAATTACTTCAATGAAGTGGAACAAGCTGCCTTTAGTCCAAGCAATATCGTTCCAGGAATTGGCTTTAGTCCTGACAAAATGCTCCAAGGTAGAATCTTTAGCTATCCTGATGCACACCGATACAGAATAGGAACCAACTATCATCTCTTACCTGTCAATAGAGCAAGAAGTGAAGTTAATACTTATAATGTTGCTGGGGCTATGAATTTTGATGAATATAAAAATAAATCCGCTTACTATGAACCAAACAGCTATGATGATAGCCCAAAAGAAGATAAAAATTATTTAGAACCTGATTTAAACTTAGAGGGTGCAGCCCAACGATATGCACCGCTAGACAATGATTTCTATACTCAACCAAAAGCCTTATTTGATATAATGAATGCTTCCCAAAAAGAGCAACTCTTCAAAAATATTGCCTCATCAATGGAAGGTGTTGAACAAAAAATCATAAACAAAGCTCTAATGCATTTTGAAAAAATAAGCAAAGAATATGCAGAGGGCGTTAAAAAAGCATTAGGTCAATAA